Proteins encoded within one genomic window of Rubripirellula tenax:
- a CDS encoding sulfatase family protein gives MRPLFLILCCLFFPTLPIAAATERPNIVLIFIDDMGWGDFSCFGNTEATTPNIDRMAEEGIRFHNFYVNSPICSPSRVAISTGQYPFRHRISSFLNNRADNEKRGMAQWLNPSAPMLARYLQQSGYATAHCGKWHMGGQRDVDDAPPITDYGFDRSLTNFEGMGAKLLPLTEVPTKNGGVKKGRIWDKAERLGEPVRWMLRSEITGGFVDEAIEFIDEATQKDQPFYVNVWPDDVHAPYFPTIENWSVTPHGLYLSVLEEMDMQMGKLLDRIRDDDKLRDNTLIMICSDNGPDDNGGTAGPYSGTKATLFEGGIRSPLVVWGPGLIPSPRRGSVNRSSLIAAIDLVPSLLTLANVDMPEATVFDGENLADTLIGKSDDSRKTPVFFRRPPDRKDFRKYTDLPDLAVRVGDWKLLCDYDGGRARLHDVSADPAEANDVSADNANVTKRLVNAVLKWNASMPADAGDPGYNATANRP, from the coding sequence ATGCGACCGTTGTTCCTGATTCTATGCTGCTTGTTTTTTCCAACGTTGCCGATTGCCGCTGCGACAGAACGCCCGAACATCGTATTGATCTTCATCGACGATATGGGGTGGGGCGATTTTTCGTGTTTCGGGAACACCGAAGCCACGACACCGAATATCGATCGAATGGCCGAAGAAGGCATTCGCTTTCACAACTTTTATGTCAACTCGCCAATCTGTTCGCCATCGCGCGTCGCGATTTCGACGGGCCAGTATCCATTCCGCCACCGAATCAGTTCGTTTTTGAACAACCGAGCGGACAACGAAAAGCGTGGCATGGCGCAGTGGTTAAATCCGTCGGCGCCGATGCTGGCCCGCTACTTGCAACAGTCCGGCTACGCGACGGCGCACTGTGGAAAATGGCATATGGGCGGCCAGCGTGATGTCGATGATGCGCCGCCGATCACCGACTATGGTTTCGACCGATCGCTGACGAACTTCGAAGGCATGGGCGCAAAACTATTGCCCCTTACCGAAGTGCCGACCAAAAACGGTGGCGTCAAAAAGGGTCGGATCTGGGATAAGGCCGAACGATTGGGCGAGCCCGTGCGTTGGATGTTGCGATCAGAGATCACGGGTGGCTTTGTCGATGAAGCGATCGAGTTCATCGACGAGGCAACACAGAAGGATCAGCCGTTCTATGTCAACGTTTGGCCGGACGACGTGCACGCACCCTACTTTCCGACGATCGAAAATTGGTCTGTGACGCCGCACGGTTTGTACCTTTCGGTGTTGGAAGAAATGGATATGCAGATGGGGAAATTGCTCGATCGCATTCGCGACGACGACAAGCTGCGAGACAACACGTTGATCATGATTTGTTCGGACAATGGCCCAGATGACAACGGGGGAACGGCGGGACCGTATTCAGGGACCAAGGCGACGCTATTTGAAGGCGGCATTCGATCGCCGTTGGTCGTGTGGGGTCCAGGCCTGATTCCGTCGCCGCGGCGTGGAAGTGTGAACCGTTCTTCGTTGATCGCCGCGATCGATTTGGTTCCATCGTTGTTGACGTTAGCCAACGTCGATATGCCCGAAGCGACAGTTTTCGACGGCGAAAACCTTGCCGACACTCTGATCGGAAAGTCGGACGATTCGCGGAAGACGCCTGTCTTTTTCCGTCGTCCGCCCGACCGCAAAGATTTTCGCAAGTACACCGACCTTCCCGACTTGGCCGTCCGCGTCGGTGATTGGAAACTGCTTTGCGACTACGATGGTGGCCGCGCCAGACTGCACGACGTGTCGGCGGATCCGGCAGAGGCCAACGATGTTTCGGCGGACAACGCAAACGTCACCAAGCGTTTGGTGAACGCGGTGCTGAAATGGAATGCGTCGATGCCAGCCGACGCGGGCGACCCTGGGTACAACGCGACTGCAAACCGACCGTGA
- a CDS encoding GxxExxY protein produces MKTETHRIIGASMEVINTLGHGFHEKVYENSLVIEFGLQDIPVSQQPPFPIIYKAVDVGLYIPDLICFDAVVVDAKTIDKITDHELGKMLNYLKVTGLRVGMIIDFKLAKLEFKRFVRWSTALV; encoded by the coding sequence CTGAAGACTGAGACGCATCGGATCATTGGGGCTTCTATGGAGGTGATCAATACGCTTGGACACGGTTTTCACGAGAAGGTTTACGAGAATTCACTTGTCATCGAATTTGGGCTCCAGGACATTCCGGTTAGTCAGCAACCACCTTTCCCGATCATTTACAAGGCCGTCGACGTCGGCCTCTACATCCCCGACTTGATTTGTTTCGATGCGGTCGTGGTGGATGCAAAGACGATTGACAAAATTACCGATCACGAGCTTGGCAAGATGTTGAACTACTTGAAAGTGACCGGTTTGCGAGTTGGAATGATCATCGATTTCAAGCTTGCCAAATTGGAATTCAAACGATTCGTCCGATGGTCGACTGCCCTGGTGTGA